A genomic segment from Glycine soja cultivar W05 chromosome 18, ASM419377v2, whole genome shotgun sequence encodes:
- the LOC114394799 gene encoding pyridoxal phosphate homeostasis protein-like: MTSPLVAEGAAVTAFRSVMLRVQQAAERSGSKPDRVRVVAVSKTKPVTLIQQLYDAGHRHFGENYVQEIIEKAPQLPPDVEWHFIGHLQSNKVKTLLGGVPNLAMVESVDNQKIANNLDRMVSTLGRNPLKVLVQVNTSGEESKSGIDPSDCVELAKHVKLSCPNLVFSGLMTIGMPDYTSTPQNFQTLSNCRTEVCKALEMPEEECELSMGMSGDFELAIEMGSTNVRIGSTIFGPREYAKKQ, from the exons ATGACTTCTCCGCTGGTGGCGGAGGGCGCCGCCGTCACGGCGTTCCGATCGGTGATGCTCCGGGTGCAGCAGGCGGCGGAGAGATCCGGGTCCAAACCCGACCGGGTCCGGGTCGTGGCGGTTTCCAAGACGAAACCCGTCACTCTGATTCAACAACTCTACGACGCCGGTCACCGACACTTCGGCGAAAACTACGTCCAAGAAATCATCGAAAAAGCTCCTCAG CTTCCCCCAGACGTTGAGTGGCATTTCATTGGGCATTTGCAAAGCAACAAAGTCAAAACACTTTTgg GTGGAGTTCCAAATCTGGCCATGGTTGAGAGTGTGGACAATCAGAAG ATAGCAAATAATCTTGACCGCATGGTATCAACCCTTGGAAGAAATCCTCTGAAGGTTTTGGTGCAAGTAAATACGAGTGGAGAAGAAT CCAAATCTGGTATTGATCCTTCCGATTGTGTTGAGCTTGCAAAACATGTGAAATTGAGCTGCCCAAACCTAGTGTTCTCTGGCCTAATGACAATAGGAATGCCAGACTATACCTCAACTCCACAGAACTTTCAG ACACTATCAAATTGCAGAACTGAAGTATGCAAGGCACTTGAAATGCCCGAGGAGGAATGTGAACTGTCAATGGGCATGTCTGGTGATTTTGAGTTAGCG ATTGAAATGGGTAGTACCAATGTAAGAATTGGATCCACAATATTTGGACCGAGGGAGTATGCAAAGAAACAGTAA